The Ahaetulla prasina isolate Xishuangbanna chromosome 4, ASM2864084v1, whole genome shotgun sequence genome has a window encoding:
- the LOC131197000 gene encoding vomeronasal type-2 receptor 26-like encodes MKMFLVMFLVHKVITLKCPASDAFLIPHEWYQPGDFIIGGMASHFGYHHYEIKFSENPSKKPYEIPILIPKFHQHILALAFAVKEINEDSQLLPNVTLGFHIYDSYINARMTYRTTLDLLFKSQEFVPNYKCDRQKNLRAIIGGLDFATSSHIAEITGSFKIPQLTYGSLPKEEFQTSKLSSLYFMVPKEDHQYIGIIQLLRHFRWTWIGIFSVDNNDGENFLQKMQPLLSQNGICSAFIERLAQLVHFENFPEVIERILIISMSWINSRANAFLVYGESLTILWFRFVTFIVDPESKEIALYRRVWIMTAQIDFILSGFQIKWDLHLFHGALSFTVHSRAVAGFKEFLQTVNPLSVSRDEFLQEVWEQAFDCSFPKPELREMQSRKFTGEMKLEDLPGPAFEMEMTGQSYSIYNAVYAVAHALQALYTLHFNRKKPMICKNPNLSHLQAWQVLPFSRCNDPCFPGSWKKGIEGNQFCCFDCVPCMEGKISNQNDMDDCFKCAEDHYPNQEKKGCILKLLVFLTFKEALGIGLASAALGFFFLTSWVLGTFIKHRNTPIVKANNRFLTYTLLVSLQLCFLSSFFFLSQPGEVICLLRQSMFGVTFSVAISSVLAKTITVVVAFMATKPGSQMRKWVGRRMSFSIVLSCSLLQVWICILWLSTSPPFPELDMHSELQEMILQCNEGSASFFYCLLGYMGILAITSFIVAFLARKLPDSFNEAKFITFSMLAFCSVWISFFPAYLSTKGKAMVAVEVFSILASSAALLGCIFLPKCYIIVFRPDLNHREQLTKRN; translated from the exons ATGAAGATGTTTCTTGTGATGTTTTTGGTACACAAAGTAATTACTCTGAAATGCCCTGCAAGTGATGCTTTCCTTATTCCACATGAGTGGTACCAGCCTGGAGACTTCATCATTGGTGGCATGGCGTCTCACTTCGGTTACCACCATTATGAAATTAAATTTAGTGAAAATCCTTCTAAGAAACCTTATGAAATACCAAT TCTAATCCCCAAATTTCATCAACACATCCTTGCCTTGGCTTTTGCTGTGAAAGAGATCAatgaggattcccagctcttacCTAACGTCACTCTTGGGTTCCACATCTATGACAGCTACATCAATGCAAGGATGACCTATCGCACCACTCTGGACCTGCTTTTCAAATCCCAGGAATTTGTCCCTAACTATAAGTGTGATAGACAGAAGAATCTCAGGGCTATCATTGGGGGACTGGATTTTGCCACATCATCTCATATTGCTGAAATTACAGGATCCTTCAAAATTCCACAA CTGACATACGGCTCATTACCCAAAGAGGAATTTCAGACCAGTAAGCTCTCTTCACTTTATTTCATGGTCCCCAAAGAGGACCATCAATATATTGGGATTATCCAATTGCTTCGTCATTTCAGGTGGACGTGGATTGGGATATTTTCAGTTGACAACAATGATGGAGAAAATTTCTTACAGAAAATGCAGCCTTTACTTTCACAGAATGGAATCTGCTCAGCGTTCATAGAAAGACTTGCACAGCTAGTCCACTTCGAAAACTTCCCAGAAGTAATTGAAAGAATCTTAATTATTTCCATGAGTTGGATAAATAGCCGAGCCAATGCatttcttgtctatggagaatcaTTGACAATTCTTTGGTTCAGATTTGTCACATTTATAGTAGATCCTGAAAGCAAGGAAATTGCCTTATATAGAAGGGTGTGGATCATGACTGCACAGATTGATTTCATATTATCAGGATTTCAAATCAAGTGGGATCTCCACCTGTTCCATGGGGCTCTTTCCTTCACTGTTCATTCAAGAGCAGTTGCAGGTTTCAAGGAGTTTCTTCAGACTGTAAATCCTCTTTCAGTTTCCAGAGATGAGTTTCTACAGGAAGTTTGGGAACAAGCATTTGATTGTTCATTTCCAAAACCAGAGTTACGAGAAATGCAGAGTAGAAAATTCACTGGGGAGATGAAGCTGGAGGATCTTCCTGGACCtgcctttgaaatggagatgacagGCCAAAGCTACAGCATCTACAATGCTGTTTATGCTGTGGCTCATGCTTTGCAGGCTCTGTACACATTACATTTCAATAGAAAAAAACCTATGATCTGTAAAAATCCTAACCTTTCACATCTCCAGGCTTGGCAG GTACTTCCATTTTCTCGATGCAATGACCCTTGTTTCCCTGGATCCTGGAAGAAGGGGATTGAGGGAAATCAGTTCTGCTGCTTTGACTGTGTTCCATGCATGGAGGGGAAGATTTCAAATCAAAATG ATATGGATGACTGTTTTAAATGTGcagaagatcattatccaaatcaagaaaagaaaggatgtaTCCTGAAACTTCTGGTCTTTCTAACTTTTAAAGAAGCCTTAGGAATTGGTTTAGCTTCAGCAGCTCTTGGTTTCTTCTTCCTGACATCTTGGGTACTTGGAACTTTTATTAAGCACAGgaatactcccattgtcaaagccaacaacaggtTCCTCACCTACACCCTGCTAGTCTCTcttcagctctgttttctctcctctttcttctttctcagcCAGCCTGGTGAAGTAATctgccttctccgacaatcaATGTTTGGCGTCACTTTCTCAGTAGCCATTTCTAGTGtactggccaaaaccatcactgtggttgtggctttcatGGCAACTAAACCAGGATCTCAGATGAGGAAATGGGTAGGGAGAAGAATGTCCTTTTCTATTGTGCTTTCATGTTCTCTATTACAAGTATGGATTTGTATTCTTTGGTTGTCCACatctcccccattccctgagttGGACATGCACTCAGAGCTCCAAGAAATGATTTTACAGTGCAATGAGGGGTCAGCTTCCTTCTTCTATTGTCTCTTGGGCTACATGGGTATCTTGGCCATCACCAGCTTTATTGTGGCTTTTCTTGCCCGTAAATtacctgacagctttaatgaagccaagttcatcaccttcagcatgttggccttttgcagtgtgtggatctccttctttccagcctatctgagcacaaaaggcaaagccatggtagctgtggaggtcttctccatcttggcctccagtgctgcatTACTGGGATGCATATTCCTCCCAAAGTGCTACATCATTGTTTTCAGACCTGACCTCAACCACAGAGAACAACTCACAAAGAGAAATTAG